In a single window of the Thunnus albacares chromosome 1, fThuAlb1.1, whole genome shotgun sequence genome:
- the zgc:165481 gene encoding E3 ubiquitin-protein ligase RNF182, whose product MKDSTAEATGVEEGESQTLGQEHDLKMDCPQAELEEKDCPPPEELECKICYQRYNAHNRKPKILDCLHRVCARCLIKILDIADGAGSISCPFCRHQTEITEYEVSALPDDANIMSHLAMRDKSWSSDHNREVVLTPKSLSSSPSHDSSNCLVITIMEVQRDSQHSPSRNGSSDIYAEQSLDSVSLGSNGPADQDALSKFCNHVPRILVWLLGFLYFGSLPLGIYLLVIQRVTLGIVCVSLVPSSLTVCLVYGFCQCLCQGMCDCSNRG is encoded by the coding sequence AACATGACTTGAAGATGGACTGTCCTCAGGCTGAGTTAGAAGAAAAGGACTGTCCTCCACCAGAGGAATTAGAGTGTAAAATCTGTTACCAGCGCTACAATGCCCACAACCGCAAGCCTAAGATCCTGGACTGCCTGCACCGGGTCTGTGCCCGGTGCCTCATTAAGATCCTGGACATTGCTGATGGTGCAGGCAGCATCTCTTGCCCCTTTTGTCGACACCAAACCGAGATCACAGAGTACGAGGTGTCAGCCCTGCCTGATGATGCTAACATCATGTCCCATTTGGCAATGCGGGACAAATCCTGGAGCTCTGACCACAACAGGGAGGTGGTCCTGACTCCGAAGAGTTTGTCCTCCAGCCCGTCTCATGACTCCTCCAACTGCCTGGTCATCACCATTATGGAAGTGCAGAGGGACTCACAGCACTCCCCGAGCCGCAATGGCAGCTCTGACATATATGCTGAGCAGAGCCTGGACTCAGTGTCGCTGGGCTCCAATGGGCCTGCTGATCAGGATGCCCTGTCCAAGTTCTGTAATCATGTCCCACGTATCCTGGTCTGGCTGCTGGGTTTCTTATATTTTGGCTCACTGCCTCTGGGAATTTACTTGTTGGTCATTCAGAGAGTGACTCTTGGTATTGTATGTGTTAGTTTGGTGCCATCAAGCCTGACAGTTTGCCTGGTCTATGGattctgtcagtgtttgtgccaGGGCATGTGTGACTGCTCCAATAGGGGCTAG